In Pseudomonas rhizosphaerae, one DNA window encodes the following:
- a CDS encoding flavin reductase family protein produces MIEPGIYKEVMASFPSGVTVVTTLDPDGGIVGITASAFSALSIDPPLVLFCPNYQSDTYPILRDSKRFAIHLLSADQQAEAYAFAGKGKDKARAIAWHLSELGNPLLEKATAIIECELWREYDGGDHAIIVGAVKNLILPSEPLTPMLYHRGKLGALPTLG; encoded by the coding sequence ATGATCGAGCCCGGCATCTACAAAGAAGTGATGGCCTCCTTTCCCTCCGGCGTGACCGTGGTCACCACGCTGGACCCAGACGGTGGCATCGTCGGTATCACCGCCAGCGCATTCAGTGCGCTGTCGATCGACCCGCCGTTGGTGCTGTTCTGCCCCAACTACCAGTCGGACACCTACCCGATCCTGCGTGACAGCAAGCGCTTCGCGATTCACTTGCTGTCGGCCGATCAGCAGGCCGAGGCCTATGCCTTCGCCGGCAAGGGCAAGGACAAGGCCCGGGCAATCGCCTGGCACCTCAGCGAGCTGGGCAACCCGCTGCTGGAAAAAGCCACGGCCATCATCGAGTGCGAACTGTGGCGTGAATACGACGGCGGCGATCACGCCATCATCGTCGGCGCGGTGAAGAACCTGATCCTGCCCAGCGAGCCACTGACGCCCATGCTCTACCATCGCGGCAAACTGGGCGCGCTGCCCACACTGGGCTGA
- a CDS encoding MFS family transporter gives MPKPLLHIDQAVDSTRPPNRIRAIVGACSGNLVEWYDFFIYAYTAIYFAASFFPKGDTTTQLLATAGVFAVGFFMRPLGGWIFGWVADTRGRKVSMIISVFMMCGGSLLIAVMPTYETAGIAAPVMLVVARLIQGLSVGAEYGTGATYISEIATPGRLCFYGSFQYFTIIAGQLLALFTVVILQQTLSDEQLRDWGWRIPFFIGAASAVVVVYLRRSMHETATHKDMHRKGAGSLRGLFKHKRAVALVIAFTIGGSLYFYTFTTYMQKFLVISAGFDAATVSFIMTCALIGFMLCQPLFGLLADRIGIKAHMLMFSGLGILLVIPLLMAIRSTHDPFVAFALVFAGLVIASLYTPIAGIVKAELFPPAVRALGVGFPYAIGNAAFGGTAEYVALSFRAEGAETYFFFYVAAVLCVTFIASLLMPHLGRHGYISGDGNIEENTGRHPREAQAAKAST, from the coding sequence ATGCCCAAACCATTGCTTCATATCGATCAAGCTGTCGACAGTACCCGCCCGCCCAATCGGATCAGGGCGATCGTAGGTGCCTGCTCGGGCAATCTCGTGGAGTGGTACGACTTTTTTATCTACGCCTATACCGCCATTTACTTCGCGGCGTCGTTCTTTCCCAAAGGCGATACCACCACGCAGTTGCTGGCCACAGCAGGTGTATTTGCGGTCGGCTTCTTCATGCGCCCGCTGGGCGGTTGGATTTTTGGCTGGGTCGCCGATACGCGAGGGCGCAAGGTTTCGATGATCATTTCGGTCTTCATGATGTGTGGCGGCTCCTTGCTGATCGCCGTGATGCCGACTTATGAAACGGCAGGCATTGCAGCACCGGTCATGCTAGTGGTGGCTCGCCTGATCCAGGGGTTGTCGGTGGGAGCCGAGTACGGCACGGGTGCGACCTACATCAGCGAGATCGCTACGCCGGGGCGACTCTGCTTCTATGGGTCATTTCAGTATTTCACCATTATTGCCGGGCAGTTGCTGGCGCTCTTCACCGTGGTGATCCTGCAGCAAACGCTCAGTGATGAGCAACTGCGCGACTGGGGCTGGCGCATTCCCTTCTTCATAGGTGCCGCCAGCGCCGTGGTGGTGGTCTACCTGCGTCGTTCGATGCACGAAACCGCTACGCACAAGGACATGCATCGCAAGGGCGCAGGCTCACTGCGCGGCCTGTTCAAGCACAAGCGCGCGGTCGCGCTGGTCATTGCGTTCACCATAGGTGGATCGCTGTATTTTTACACCTTCACTACCTACATGCAGAAATTCCTCGTCATCTCGGCGGGATTCGATGCAGCCACAGTCAGCTTCATCATGACCTGTGCACTGATCGGTTTCATGCTGTGCCAACCGCTGTTCGGTCTGCTGGCGGACCGCATCGGGATCAAGGCTCACATGCTGATGTTTTCAGGTCTCGGGATCCTGCTGGTGATTCCACTGCTCATGGCGATCCGTTCGACTCACGATCCGTTTGTGGCTTTCGCTCTGGTGTTCGCCGGTCTGGTCATCGCTTCGCTCTACACACCCATCGCAGGCATCGTCAAGGCCGAACTGTTTCCCCCAGCGGTACGCGCCCTTGGCGTCGGTTTCCCGTATGCGATCGGCAATGCTGCATTTGGTGGCACTGCGGAATACGTGGCGCTGTCGTTTCGCGCCGAGGGGGCGGAAACCTACTTTTTCTTCTACGTTGCGGCCGTGCTCTGCGTGACATTCATCGCCTCGCTTCTGATGCCCCATCTGGGTCGTCACGGGTACATCAGCGGCGACGGCAACATCGAGGAAAACACGGGTAGACATCCACGCGAGGCGCAGGCCGCCAAGGCATCGACTTGA
- a CDS encoding LysR family transcriptional regulator: protein MDVVQLKTLIHVAELGSLSKAADRLHIAQPALSRQIRLLEKELGVYLFERHGRGMIITAAGSEVLQHATRIMAELAAIRTSVAGEHLSFRGSVAIGTTPTIAEIVTVRLVKRIREANPDLSIRFSSAFSGYLMDWLQRGELELAISYDLAPLHTLRIVPVMMENLVLVGPPAAGLSMHTPVRFSTLAPEQMILPSPRHGLRKIMDQCAAEAGFTICASVEADSLGAMIELVRHDFGFTALPLASIYGHLQNGTLCAAPLVDPTPMRKLVMVSPADRQVSPAARHVSETFVELASQLVAQGIWTGHML, encoded by the coding sequence ATGGATGTCGTTCAGCTCAAGACCCTCATACACGTTGCCGAGCTGGGTAGCTTGAGCAAGGCAGCGGATCGACTGCACATCGCGCAACCGGCGCTCAGCCGACAGATTCGGTTGCTGGAAAAAGAACTCGGCGTTTATCTGTTCGAACGGCATGGGCGCGGCATGATCATCACTGCAGCAGGCAGTGAAGTGCTTCAGCACGCCACTCGGATCATGGCCGAGCTCGCCGCCATACGCACCTCGGTGGCAGGCGAGCACCTGTCATTCCGTGGGTCGGTGGCCATCGGTACCACCCCGACCATTGCCGAAATCGTGACCGTGCGCCTGGTCAAGCGAATACGCGAAGCCAACCCGGATCTATCGATTCGTTTCTCTTCCGCGTTCAGCGGCTATCTGATGGACTGGTTGCAGCGCGGCGAGCTGGAGCTGGCCATCTCCTACGACCTGGCGCCCTTGCATACCCTGCGCATCGTGCCGGTGATGATGGAGAATCTGGTGCTGGTAGGTCCGCCCGCTGCCGGATTGTCGATGCATACGCCGGTACGGTTTTCCACGCTGGCGCCTGAGCAGATGATTTTGCCCAGCCCGCGCCACGGTTTGCGCAAGATCATGGATCAGTGTGCCGCAGAGGCCGGCTTCACGATCTGCGCCAGTGTAGAAGCAGATTCGCTGGGGGCGATGATCGAGCTGGTACGACACGACTTCGGCTTCACCGCCTTGCCTCTGGCGTCGATCTACGGTCATTTGCAGAACGGTACGCTGTGCGCGGCACCTTTGGTGGACCCGACGCCGATGCGCAAGCTGGTGATGGTGTCGCCTGCTGATCGTCAGGTCAGTCCTGCAGCTCGGCACGTGAGCGAAACCTTCGTCGAACTGGCCTCGCAGTTGGTCGCGCAGGGCATCTGGACTGGGCACATGCTCTAG
- a CDS encoding aldehyde dehydrogenase, producing the protein MTLSRFQMCIDGQWVDALSGKTFESHNPALAQPWALLPDADEADVDRAVQAAQRAFESPAWRGLTATARGKLLRRLGDLIADNKEALAQLESRDNGKLIRETRGQVGYLPEFFHYTAGLADKLEGGTLPLDKPDLFAYTVHEPIGVVAGIIPWNSPLYLTAIKLAPALAAGNTIVLKPSEHASATLLELARLALEAGIPPGVVNVVTGYGPSTGAALTRHPLVRKIAFTGGAATARHVVRSSAENFAKLSLELGGKSPNIIFADADLDSAINGVVAGIYAASGQSCVAGSRLLVQDEIYDEFVERLVERAQRIKIGNPQDEASEMGPMATAQQLAVVEHLVAQAVQEGATLRMGGQRAQTDSDGWYYQPTLFECDSHSMKIMQEEVFGPVASVIRFSTEAQALAMANDSQFGLAAGIWTRDLGRAHRLARDVRSGIIWVNTYRAVSAMAPIGGFKNSGYGRESGIDSVLAYTELKTVWINLSQAPMPDPFVMR; encoded by the coding sequence ATGACCCTTTCACGCTTTCAGATGTGCATCGACGGCCAGTGGGTCGATGCGCTGTCCGGCAAGACCTTCGAAAGTCACAACCCGGCCCTCGCTCAACCCTGGGCTTTGCTGCCCGATGCCGACGAAGCGGATGTCGACCGCGCCGTGCAGGCCGCACAGCGGGCATTCGAATCGCCGGCCTGGCGCGGCCTCACCGCCACGGCGCGGGGCAAGCTGCTGCGTCGGCTGGGCGACCTGATTGCCGACAACAAAGAGGCGCTGGCTCAACTGGAGAGCCGCGACAACGGCAAGCTGATTCGCGAAACCCGCGGCCAGGTGGGTTACCTGCCCGAGTTCTTCCACTACACCGCAGGCCTGGCCGACAAGCTGGAAGGCGGCACGCTGCCGTTGGACAAGCCCGACCTGTTCGCCTACACGGTGCATGAACCCATCGGCGTGGTGGCCGGGATCATTCCCTGGAACAGCCCGCTGTACCTGACCGCGATCAAGCTGGCACCGGCCCTGGCCGCCGGCAATACCATCGTTCTCAAGCCGTCCGAGCATGCCAGCGCGACCTTGCTGGAGCTGGCACGCCTGGCCCTCGAAGCAGGCATTCCGCCGGGCGTGGTCAACGTCGTCACCGGTTATGGCCCGAGCACCGGCGCCGCCCTCACCCGCCACCCGCTGGTGCGCAAGATCGCCTTCACCGGCGGTGCCGCCACCGCGCGCCATGTAGTGCGCAGCAGCGCCGAGAACTTCGCCAAGCTGTCACTGGAGCTGGGCGGCAAGTCGCCGAACATCATTTTCGCCGATGCCGACCTGGACAGTGCCATCAATGGCGTGGTGGCCGGCATCTACGCAGCCTCCGGGCAAAGCTGCGTGGCCGGCTCGCGCCTGCTGGTGCAGGATGAGATCTACGACGAGTTCGTCGAGCGCCTGGTGGAACGCGCCCAACGCATCAAGATCGGCAACCCGCAGGACGAGGCCAGCGAGATGGGCCCGATGGCCACCGCCCAGCAATTGGCCGTGGTCGAACATCTGGTCGCGCAAGCCGTGCAAGAAGGCGCTACCCTGCGCATGGGTGGCCAGCGCGCGCAGACCGACAGCGACGGCTGGTACTACCAACCGACCCTGTTCGAGTGCGACAGCCATTCCATGAAGATCATGCAGGAAGAAGTGTTCGGTCCGGTGGCATCGGTGATTCGGTTTTCCACCGAAGCCCAGGCGCTGGCGATGGCCAACGACTCGCAGTTCGGCCTCGCAGCCGGCATCTGGACCCGCGACCTGGGCCGTGCCCATCGCCTGGCCCGTGACGTGCGCTCCGGGATCATCTGGGTCAACACCTACCGTGCGGTATCGGCCATGGCACCGATCGGTGGCTTCAAGAACAGTGGCTATGGCCGTGAAAGCGGGATCGATTCGGTGCTGGCCTACACAGAACTCAAAACGGTATGGATCAACCTGTCCCAGGCGCCCATGCCCGACCCATTCGTGATGCGTTGA
- a CDS encoding TetR/AcrR family transcriptional regulator, producing MHTSTLESAQVPDAASKVLLAARALFVEEGYTATSMRQLAARVGVQPGSLYHHVASKQDLLLDVLMDIATTRLDAWRYGAYTRNVVGYLRFRMDRQAAHPDEEALLRYESRHLTREQRLYLETALAQLQQPLRDFLAKDRRPGRFVAQDQARSFEALLALIDAANDMRRRPVPVEASWIRGWIEQTSRALLDRRRVANEG from the coding sequence ATGCATACCTCTACGCTGGAAAGCGCGCAGGTGCCCGACGCTGCGAGCAAGGTCCTGCTCGCCGCCCGCGCGCTGTTCGTCGAAGAAGGTTACACAGCCACGAGCATGCGCCAGTTGGCGGCGCGTGTCGGCGTGCAACCCGGCAGCCTGTACCACCACGTCGCCAGCAAACAGGATCTGCTACTCGACGTGCTGATGGACATCGCGACCACTCGGCTGGACGCCTGGAGGTACGGCGCCTACACCCGCAACGTAGTGGGCTATCTGCGTTTTCGAATGGATCGTCAGGCGGCTCATCCAGACGAAGAGGCCTTGTTACGGTACGAATCACGCCACCTTACCCGCGAGCAACGCTTGTATCTGGAGACAGCCCTGGCTCAATTGCAGCAACCGTTACGCGACTTTCTGGCGAAGGATCGTCGACCGGGACGTTTCGTGGCGCAAGACCAGGCGCGATCGTTCGAAGCCCTGCTGGCGCTGATCGACGCTGCCAACGACATGCGCCGTCGACCCGTGCCGGTCGAGGCGTCCTGGATTCGGGGCTGGATCGAACAAACCAGCCGGGCTCTGCTAGACAGACGCAGAGTGGCGAACGAAGGGTAG
- a CDS encoding thiamine pyrophosphate-dependent enzyme → MDQVSATHTLCRREVVRTLLADRQDLLVVTGLGSASYDVMAAGDDHGNYYLWAAMGSAITVGLGLAKAQPEKSVVVVTGDGELLMGLGALATVALQRPANLTVVVLDNGHFGETGMQVSHAGFGLKLDQVAQSCGFAWTTEIREITGIHDLRERMGTREGVKLATVKIKAENPPRVLPPRDGHYIKNRFRAALGLQPI, encoded by the coding sequence ATGGATCAAGTAAGCGCCACTCATACGCTGTGCCGCCGTGAGGTGGTGCGCACACTTCTTGCCGATCGTCAGGACTTGTTGGTGGTGACCGGGCTGGGCTCGGCGTCCTACGATGTCATGGCCGCAGGTGACGACCACGGCAACTATTATCTATGGGCCGCCATGGGCAGTGCGATCACCGTGGGCCTTGGGCTTGCCAAGGCTCAACCGGAAAAGTCGGTGGTGGTCGTTACGGGTGACGGCGAATTGCTGATGGGCCTGGGGGCGTTGGCTACCGTTGCCCTGCAAAGGCCGGCCAACTTGACCGTTGTGGTACTGGACAACGGCCACTTCGGCGAAACCGGAATGCAGGTCAGTCATGCCGGATTTGGCCTCAAACTTGATCAGGTAGCCCAAAGCTGCGGCTTCGCCTGGACCACGGAGATCCGCGAGATCACCGGCATACACGACCTGCGCGAGCGCATGGGCACACGCGAAGGCGTGAAACTGGCAACGGTGAAGATCAAGGCGGAAAATCCGCCAAGGGTCCTGCCCCCACGTGATGGCCACTACATCAAGAACCGCTTCCGCGCGGCGCTTGGCCTGCAACCGATCTGA
- a CDS encoding thiamine pyrophosphate-binding protein, with protein sequence MSSKEAENGWQEDVFRILKAHDVKHVVFVPDAGHSAAIRMSYADPDINAVVLTTEEEGIGYLAGAWLGGERGALLMQSSGVGNCINTLALQNCAGFPLLMVVTLRGDWAEFNAWQNPMGQATEASLRLMNVMTWRADVAEDVAPLLHGAATMAFNGDAATALLLGQRLIGEKKWIK encoded by the coding sequence ATGTCATCGAAAGAAGCTGAAAATGGCTGGCAGGAAGACGTCTTTCGCATCCTCAAGGCTCATGACGTCAAGCACGTCGTGTTCGTTCCGGATGCCGGTCACTCGGCGGCGATCCGTATGTCCTATGCCGATCCCGATATCAATGCGGTGGTGTTGACGACCGAAGAGGAAGGTATTGGCTACCTTGCCGGGGCCTGGCTGGGCGGCGAACGAGGGGCATTGTTGATGCAGTCCAGCGGTGTCGGAAACTGCATCAACACCTTGGCGCTGCAGAATTGCGCGGGGTTCCCACTGCTGATGGTGGTGACCCTGCGCGGTGACTGGGCCGAGTTCAACGCGTGGCAGAACCCCATGGGGCAGGCTACCGAAGCCTCACTGCGATTGATGAACGTCATGACCTGGCGCGCCGATGTCGCCGAAGACGTCGCACCGCTGCTTCACGGTGCTGCCACCATGGCGTTCAACGGCGATGCCGCCACTGCGCTGCTGCTGGGCCAGCGTCTGATTGGAGAGAAAAAATGGATCAAGTAA
- a CDS encoding amino acid synthesis family protein yields MSFEIRKIVTYSEETRIEGGKATDTPVTMVGLAVVIKNPWLGRGFVDDLKPEIKANCSDLGALMVERLVASIGGADKIEAYGKAAVVGADGEIEHASAVIHTLRFGNHYREAVQAKSYLSFTNKRGGPGTSIQIPMMHKDDEGLRSHYVTLEMQIEDAPRADEIVVVLGCANGGRLHPRIGNRYIDLEELAAEKAQ; encoded by the coding sequence ATGAGCTTCGAGATCCGCAAAATCGTCACCTACTCCGAAGAGACCCGCATCGAAGGCGGCAAGGCCACCGACACTCCGGTGACCATGGTCGGCCTGGCGGTCGTCATCAAGAATCCCTGGTTGGGCCGCGGCTTCGTGGATGACTTGAAGCCGGAGATCAAGGCCAACTGCTCGGACCTCGGGGCTCTGATGGTCGAGCGTCTGGTGGCCAGCATCGGTGGTGCCGACAAGATCGAGGCTTACGGCAAAGCCGCCGTGGTCGGTGCCGATGGCGAGATCGAGCACGCTTCGGCCGTGATCCATACCCTGCGTTTCGGCAACCACTACCGCGAGGCGGTGCAAGCCAAGAGCTACCTGAGCTTCACCAACAAGCGCGGCGGGCCCGGCACCTCGATCCAGATCCCGATGATGCACAAGGACGACGAAGGCCTGCGCTCCCATTACGTCACCCTGGAAATGCAGATCGAAGACGCGCCACGGGCCGACGAGATCGTCGTGGTCCTGGGCTGCGCCAACGGCGGGCGCCTGCACCCGCGCATCGGCAACCGCTACATCGACCTGGAAGAGCTGGCTGCCGAAAAGGCTCAGTGA
- a CDS encoding GntR family transcriptional regulator, producing MKRLPLDDSFKVNRNPVTLREIVLDKLRSAIMNFQLLPGDRLVERDLCERLGVSRTSVREALRHLESEGLVEFADAKGPRVAIITLEDARDIYELRCVLEGLIVQLFTLNAKAKDIRALEKALAVNRKALEERALSDVLSSVQGFYDVLLEGSGNQVAATQLRQLQARISYLRATSVSQENRRGVSSDEMERMVAAIKSGDPMAAHQASVDHVRAAAKVALESLRQQRNDDHKVRDIAAPIALKEPRIGH from the coding sequence ATGAAACGCCTGCCCCTCGACGACAGCTTCAAGGTCAATCGCAACCCGGTCACCCTGCGCGAGATCGTGCTCGACAAGTTGCGCAGCGCCATCATGAATTTTCAGCTCCTGCCCGGCGACCGCCTGGTGGAACGCGATCTGTGCGAACGTTTGGGCGTTAGCCGCACCTCGGTGCGCGAAGCCCTGCGCCATCTGGAATCCGAAGGCCTGGTGGAGTTCGCCGACGCCAAGGGTCCGCGGGTGGCGATCATTACGCTGGAAGACGCCCGCGACATCTATGAGCTGCGCTGCGTGCTCGAAGGCCTGATCGTCCAGCTGTTCACCCTCAATGCCAAGGCCAAGGACATCCGCGCCCTGGAAAAGGCGTTGGCGGTCAACCGCAAGGCCCTTGAGGAACGGGCGCTGTCGGACGTGCTCAGTTCCGTTCAAGGCTTCTACGACGTACTGCTCGAAGGCTCGGGCAACCAGGTCGCCGCGACCCAGTTGCGCCAGCTGCAAGCGCGTATCAGCTACCTGCGTGCCACCTCGGTGTCACAGGAAAACCGCCGTGGCGTGAGCAGCGACGAAATGGAACGCATGGTTGCCGCGATCAAGAGCGGTGACCCGATGGCGGCGCACCAGGCGTCGGTCGATCATGTACGCGCCGCTGCCAAGGTGGCCCTGGAATCGTTGCGTCAACAGCGCAACGACGACCACAAGGTCCGCGACATCGCCGCGCCCATCGCCCTCAAAGAACCGCGCATCGGACACTGA
- a CDS encoding MFS transporter yields MQAQIPLPTTPGIFCLGALQILVWGGSFFLLAVMGEPIARETGWGSHWVYGALSLGLMTSALLAPLSSRLVSRHGGRVQLAGSGMIVAAGLAIMAASQTLPVFMLAWVVIGVGMAAGLYEALFATLGALYAERAGRAITGITLISGFATTLTWPAVAWLIEQVGWRYTCIGYAILLVLATPLYLKVLPQVRRLEVRAVPAPGDSSSLDRRLYLPLIWIFALGAIIMTAVSVQLVVVLQGLGHSLASAIALAALLGPSQVSSRILLMLAGKRHPIWTALISVVLIAVGLFLVACAPGATAVGLVLFGLGNGLRAIVRGLLPLALMPPAQYVAMMGKMSRPSLIGQAITPLACGYLQQHFGAMGVLSALCVLALISLILVLSVLPFVRHSASV; encoded by the coding sequence GTGCAAGCTCAAATTCCTCTTCCTACCACGCCTGGCATCTTCTGCCTGGGCGCGCTGCAGATTCTGGTATGGGGTGGGTCGTTCTTCCTGCTCGCGGTCATGGGCGAGCCTATCGCGCGCGAAACCGGCTGGGGCAGTCACTGGGTGTATGGCGCGCTGTCTCTGGGCCTGATGACCAGCGCGTTGCTGGCCCCGCTGTCGAGTCGCCTGGTCTCACGCCATGGTGGTCGTGTCCAGCTTGCCGGCAGCGGCATGATCGTTGCCGCCGGCCTGGCGATCATGGCGGCCAGTCAAACATTGCCGGTGTTCATGCTGGCCTGGGTCGTGATTGGCGTCGGCATGGCTGCAGGCCTCTACGAGGCATTGTTTGCCACCCTGGGCGCGCTCTATGCCGAGCGTGCCGGCAGGGCCATCACCGGCATTACCCTGATTTCGGGATTTGCCACGACCCTCACCTGGCCGGCCGTCGCGTGGCTCATCGAACAGGTTGGCTGGCGCTATACCTGTATCGGCTATGCGATCTTGCTGGTGCTGGCCACACCGTTGTACCTCAAGGTGCTGCCTCAGGTACGCCGACTCGAGGTGCGCGCAGTCCCGGCCCCAGGCGACAGTAGTAGCCTGGATCGGCGGCTGTACCTGCCCCTGATCTGGATCTTCGCCCTAGGCGCGATCATCATGACCGCCGTCTCGGTGCAACTGGTGGTGGTGCTGCAGGGTCTGGGTCATTCGCTCGCCAGCGCCATTGCGTTGGCGGCGCTGCTGGGGCCCAGTCAGGTGTCGTCAAGGATCCTGCTGATGCTGGCAGGCAAGCGCCATCCGATCTGGACGGCACTGATTTCCGTCGTGCTGATCGCCGTGGGCTTGTTTCTGGTCGCCTGTGCGCCAGGCGCTACCGCCGTCGGGCTGGTGCTGTTCGGGTTGGGCAACGGGCTGCGCGCGATCGTGCGTGGACTTTTGCCGCTGGCGTTGATGCCACCGGCACAGTACGTGGCCATGATGGGCAAGATGTCGCGGCCTTCGCTGATCGGTCAGGCAATTACCCCCTTGGCCTGTGGCTACCTGCAGCAGCATTTTGGCGCAATGGGCGTGCTGTCGGCACTGTGTGTACTGGCCTTGATCAGCCTGATTCTGGTGCTCTCGGTACTACCCTTCGTTCGCCACTCTGCGTCTGTCTAG
- a CDS encoding MFS transporter, translating to MLAAADRANIGIALPYIQKEFGASNAQAGMLVSAFFLFYSLGQIPAGFIISRLGVRLVAPVSITLTSIVTLLIGTAHNFGMIKIYRSALGIAEAALPLSMLSTINRWFPAGEKGLATGAFLSAAKMGAVIAPPVGAAIIMLYDWRTMFIVFAIPGLLLALIWWWTVPNDPRACKRVNGAEADHIEDQTPAESGPKRRQRDFGALDKVLRYQRVAPLASSKSVFASWNIWGCGLGYLLMTGVVNVLLAWLPKYLSEVKHFELMQVGFIAALPFAGGVLGNIVGGWFSDRILDRRRKPTMMISAVATCVMMVALVYAPNGLLAVSLLLFGTGFLLNIGYSSFSVYSMGLTSRSTYPVAASLVNSAGQAGGAIAPLVTGFLLDSYSWTAVFIFLGVCSLAALAFVLTIAEPADTAEPAAG from the coding sequence ATGCTGGCAGCCGCGGATCGTGCCAACATTGGCATTGCCTTGCCCTACATCCAGAAAGAGTTCGGCGCCAGCAATGCCCAGGCGGGCATGCTGGTCAGCGCCTTTTTCCTGTTTTATTCATTGGGGCAGATTCCAGCGGGCTTCATTATCAGTCGCCTGGGCGTTCGTCTCGTTGCGCCGGTGTCGATCACATTGACCTCCATCGTGACACTGTTGATTGGGACCGCGCATAACTTCGGCATGATCAAGATCTATCGATCAGCCTTGGGTATTGCAGAGGCGGCACTTCCGCTGTCGATGCTCAGCACCATCAACCGCTGGTTTCCCGCGGGTGAGAAAGGCCTGGCCACGGGCGCTTTTCTTTCGGCCGCCAAAATGGGCGCCGTGATCGCTCCCCCTGTCGGCGCTGCAATCATCATGCTCTACGACTGGCGCACAATGTTCATCGTGTTCGCCATTCCCGGCCTGCTGTTGGCATTGATCTGGTGGTGGACGGTGCCCAATGACCCGCGTGCCTGCAAACGGGTCAACGGCGCGGAAGCCGACCACATCGAGGATCAGACACCGGCCGAAAGTGGGCCCAAGCGCAGGCAGAGAGACTTCGGTGCGTTGGACAAGGTGCTGCGCTACCAGCGCGTGGCACCGTTGGCTTCTTCGAAATCGGTGTTCGCCTCATGGAACATCTGGGGCTGCGGCCTGGGCTACCTGCTGATGACCGGCGTGGTCAATGTGCTGCTGGCCTGGTTGCCCAAATACCTGAGCGAAGTGAAGCATTTCGAATTGATGCAGGTCGGTTTCATCGCCGCTCTGCCGTTCGCAGGTGGCGTGTTGGGCAACATCGTCGGCGGCTGGTTCTCCGATCGGATTCTGGACCGTCGTCGCAAACCGACCATGATGATCAGCGCGGTCGCCACGTGCGTGATGATGGTGGCACTGGTCTACGCCCCCAATGGCCTGTTGGCGGTGAGCTTGCTTTTGTTCGGCACCGGTTTCCTGTTGAACATCGGCTACTCGTCTTTCTCGGTGTACTCCATGGGCCTTACCAGCCGCAGCACTTACCCGGTGGCCGCTTCGCTGGTCAACAGCGCCGGGCAGGCGGGCGGTGCGATAGCGCCCTTGGTGACCGGTTTTCTGCTGGACAGCTACAGCTGGACCGCCGTGTTCATTTTCCTTGGGGTGTGTTCGCTTGCCGCGCTGGCATTCGTGCTGACCATCGCGGAGCCGGCCGATACGGCCGAGCCTGCCGCGGGGTGA
- a CDS encoding alpha/beta fold hydrolase: MIRLTPERTAAGTSYLAAGDGPPVVFIHGVGLNKEMWGGQFVGLMPHYRVIAYDMLGHGASALPAPGTALLGYADQLLELLEHLQLPAATVIGFSMGGLVARAFALHYPERLQALVVLNSVFNRSAEQRAGVIARTGQAAEHGPDANAEAALSRWFSREYQAANPAQIAALRETLASNDPQGYLTTYELFATQDMYRADDLGSIQAPALIATGELDPGSTPQMAREMAERIPHAEVAILHEQRHMMPVESPRLVNQMLLNFLTQARRLDNQAQGIVA, from the coding sequence ATGATTCGGCTTACCCCTGAACGCACTGCGGCCGGTACCAGTTACCTTGCTGCCGGTGACGGCCCGCCCGTGGTGTTCATCCATGGCGTGGGCTTGAACAAGGAAATGTGGGGAGGCCAGTTCGTCGGGCTGATGCCGCACTATCGGGTCATTGCCTACGACATGCTCGGACATGGTGCCAGCGCGTTGCCTGCGCCAGGCACGGCGCTGCTGGGTTATGCCGATCAACTGCTCGAGCTGCTGGAACACCTGCAGTTGCCTGCGGCAACGGTGATCGGTTTCTCGATGGGCGGGCTGGTGGCGCGGGCATTCGCCCTGCACTATCCCGAACGACTGCAGGCCCTGGTGGTGCTCAACAGCGTGTTCAACCGCAGCGCCGAACAGCGTGCGGGGGTGATAGCGCGCACTGGCCAGGCTGCCGAACATGGCCCCGATGCCAACGCCGAAGCCGCGCTGTCGCGCTGGTTCAGCCGCGAGTACCAGGCAGCCAACCCGGCGCAGATCGCCGCGCTGCGCGAGACCCTGGCCAGCAACGACCCCCAGGGCTACCTGACCACCTACGAGCTGTTCGCGACCCAGGACATGTACCGGGCGGACGACCTGGGCAGTATCCAGGCCCCGGCGTTGATCGCGACGGGTGAACTCGATCCGGGTTCCACGCCGCAGATGGCCCGTGAAATGGCCGAGCGCATTCCCCATGCCGAAGTGGCGATACTTCACGAACAACGGCACATGATGCCCGTGGAATCGCCCCGGCTGGTCAACCAGATGTTGTTGAATTTCCTTACCCAGGCCCGGCGCCTGGACAATCAGGCACAGGGGATCGTCGCATGA